In one Deinococcus sedimenti genomic region, the following are encoded:
- a CDS encoding methyltransferase family protein encodes MESKVLYPALFAFTLLYLLLAFVWRSVLVWRRTGANPYVLPQDDSPQGYVGAAMRLLMAAVLLTTGVMAAVPQSADLMGLLPWLVSPALQSGGWLLMADALGLTLVAQAQMGASWRIGLDARARTALVQSGVFARSRNPIFLAMRLMLLGLFLAAPQAVTLTLLVAGEVLMQVQVRLEEAYLHGVHGETYEAYRARVPRWL; translated from the coding sequence ATGGAATCTAAAGTCTTGTATCCAGCGCTGTTCGCCTTCACGCTGCTGTACCTGCTGCTGGCGTTTGTCTGGCGCTCGGTGCTGGTCTGGCGGCGAACGGGGGCCAATCCGTATGTGCTGCCCCAGGATGACAGTCCGCAGGGATATGTCGGCGCAGCCATGCGCCTCTTGATGGCCGCCGTGCTGCTGACCACGGGGGTGATGGCCGCTGTACCTCAGTCGGCGGACCTGATGGGGTTATTGCCGTGGTTGGTCAGCCCCGCGCTTCAGAGTGGCGGCTGGCTCCTGATGGCCGATGCCCTGGGGCTAACCCTGGTGGCCCAGGCCCAGATGGGCGCATCCTGGCGCATCGGACTGGATGCGCGGGCGCGGACCGCTTTGGTGCAAAGCGGGGTGTTTGCCCGCTCGCGCAATCCGATTTTCCTGGCCATGCGCCTGATGCTGCTGGGCTTGTTCCTGGCCGCGCCACAGGCCGTGACCCTGACGCTGCTGGTGGCGGGGGAGGTCCTGATGCAGGTGCAGGTCCGGCTGGAGGAGGCCTACTTGCACGGTGTCCATGGGGAGACGTACGAGGCGTACCGCGCACGGGTCCCGCGCTGGTTGTGA
- a CDS encoding GGDEF domain-containing protein, with the protein MLSSHDASIRQPSNVSLLRFRISADAVSSVTAKGNVAPRADDGLDVLCQHLLLDTPDAPAVQRPLTWAQTLLPDHRVKITALDAASHLAGPAEPLTGLGGTTLAALHAEGPLLTPAQRQILRGAAQALTDSVTRYVLHDQLAQATTFTAAMTDIHALSADQHTPTETAAAAMIVLHRSMRVDWSGLLHVQDGHLTLVTDASTPRGEHLTALLTRRLAFGEPLMLPTTNTFHDDYTDSDGAIDHLLNAGVRSAAWLPLRTDGDQDQFVLLLTRQDEPAIWTAQEQRLLSSAARSVSIALERDAAMQHLERLAQTDPLTGLGNRRALDETLQTLEGQAFTLGFIDLNGMKRINDEHGHASGDDLLRTFARHLRHDTVRAFRLGGDEYALLDRDGTPDRLQHLTDHAVRATQAAGFPITAALGTADVPTDTRSPSRALRLADTRMYTHKRDDDR; encoded by the coding sequence ATGCTGTCCTCCCATGACGCGTCCATCCGCCAGCCCAGCAATGTCTCCCTCCTGCGCTTCCGCATTTCCGCCGATGCGGTGTCATCCGTGACGGCCAAGGGGAACGTGGCGCCCAGGGCTGATGACGGTCTGGATGTGCTGTGCCAGCATCTCCTGCTCGACACGCCCGACGCGCCAGCCGTCCAGCGTCCGCTAACCTGGGCGCAGACGCTGCTGCCAGACCACAGGGTGAAGATCACTGCCCTGGACGCCGCCTCTCACCTCGCCGGGCCTGCCGAACCCCTCACCGGGCTCGGCGGCACCACCCTCGCGGCCCTACATGCCGAGGGGCCGCTTCTCACACCCGCGCAGCGCCAGATCCTGCGCGGCGCGGCGCAGGCCCTCACGGACAGCGTCACCCGCTACGTCCTCCACGATCAGCTGGCGCAGGCCACGACGTTCACGGCCGCCATGACGGACATTCACGCACTCAGCGCCGACCAGCACACGCCCACCGAGACTGCCGCCGCTGCCATGATCGTCCTGCACCGCAGCATGCGCGTCGACTGGAGCGGCCTGCTACACGTCCAGGACGGTCATCTTACCCTCGTGACCGACGCCTCCACACCCCGCGGGGAGCACCTCACGGCCCTGCTCACCCGGCGTCTCGCGTTCGGCGAGCCTCTCATGCTGCCCACCACGAATACCTTTCACGACGACTACACAGACTCCGATGGCGCCATCGACCATCTGCTGAACGCCGGAGTTCGCAGCGCCGCGTGGCTGCCGTTGAGAACCGACGGTGATCAGGACCAGTTCGTGCTGCTGCTCACGCGCCAGGACGAGCCGGCCATCTGGACCGCGCAGGAACAACGCCTCCTGAGCTCCGCGGCCCGCAGCGTCAGCATCGCCCTCGAACGGGACGCGGCCATGCAGCACCTCGAACGCCTCGCGCAGACCGACCCGCTGACCGGACTCGGCAACCGCCGTGCACTCGACGAGACCCTGCAGACCCTCGAAGGGCAAGCATTCACGCTGGGCTTCATCGACCTGAACGGTATGAAACGCATCAACGACGAACACGGACATGCCAGCGGTGACGACCTGCTCCGGACCTTCGCGCGGCACCTGCGGCACGACACGGTCCGCGCGTTCCGCCTCGGCGGAGACGAGTACGCCCTGCTCGACCGTGACGGCACGCCCGACCGGTTGCAGCACCTGACCGATCATGCCGTGCGTGCCACGCAGGCCGCTGGGTTTCCGATCACCGCGGCGCTCGGCACGGCGGACGTACCTACCGACACCCGCAGCCCCAGCCGGGCGCTGCGACTCGCAGATACACGCATGTACACTCACAAACGCGACGACGACCGCTGA
- a CDS encoding AAA family ATPase → MSDPGAPILGTVLRAWRTPTSEGCQLRTEDGPLTLYGPLPPVTPGCTLRAWTEGSTLTRAERVITPYELARAFYSRLRPPQKATALELLPRLGPDPHHTVTQNAPSLPTRVPASIAQALTRHARRESRLYGALQALADLGLPPEHTHALLNQHGAGAPSAFREQPYLAIRHGIPLRVLDHAARLQGLSTFDPRRGPALAYELTRRAALAYGHTCLPLPVLAGELRDSHALDDDEAQQAIEDALNGQLLLEDAQAAFLPEQHRVEAWLADDIARLMASTPARVSVPATPGLTTEQRAAVLLAAGTAVSVITGGPGTGKTTTLRALLDALDAANLRSVLCAPTGKAASRMQQSTGRYATTLHRLLSYDGHKFSSGILPGDVFVVDEVSMASNALLGALLRSVRDGARVILVGDEDQLPPIDPGHPLAALTRTVPTGRLTQTHRQAAGSPILTLAAQLISGESPAQTGVPFVSATSAEDIVQLVLARQGQARPMILTAGRAGPLGVDALNLALQAALNPGDTRLRAGDPILVTRNNHDTGLMNGMTGTVTHAGKHLTCVIEDTEHTFTPGDPTLTLAYAMTIHRSQGSEWPDVIVTLAPEHDRLLSRQLAYTAVTRAKDTLTASGLRAAWTYAAHTGAPRRNSRLEHFLKR, encoded by the coding sequence ATGAGCGATCCCGGCGCGCCCATCCTCGGCACCGTCCTCCGCGCCTGGCGCACCCCCACCAGCGAAGGCTGCCAGCTCCGCACCGAAGACGGCCCCCTCACCCTCTACGGTCCCCTTCCCCCCGTCACCCCCGGCTGCACCCTCCGCGCCTGGACCGAAGGCTCCACCCTCACCCGCGCCGAACGCGTCATCACCCCCTACGAACTCGCCCGCGCCTTCTACAGCCGCCTGCGCCCACCCCAGAAGGCCACCGCCCTGGAACTCCTCCCCCGACTCGGCCCGGACCCCCACCACACCGTCACCCAGAACGCCCCCAGCCTCCCCACCCGCGTCCCCGCCAGCATCGCCCAGGCCCTCACCCGCCACGCCCGCCGCGAAAGCCGCCTCTACGGCGCCCTCCAGGCCCTCGCCGATCTCGGCCTCCCCCCAGAACACACCCACGCCCTCCTCAACCAGCACGGCGCCGGTGCCCCCAGCGCCTTCCGCGAGCAGCCGTACCTCGCCATCCGCCACGGCATCCCCTTGCGCGTCCTCGACCATGCCGCCCGACTCCAGGGTCTTAGCACCTTCGACCCCCGCCGCGGCCCCGCCCTCGCGTACGAACTCACCCGCCGCGCCGCCCTCGCGTACGGCCACACCTGCCTCCCCCTGCCCGTCCTCGCCGGGGAACTCCGGGACAGTCATGCACTCGACGATGACGAAGCCCAGCAGGCCATTGAAGACGCCCTGAACGGTCAGCTCCTCCTGGAAGACGCTCAGGCGGCCTTCCTCCCCGAGCAGCACCGCGTGGAAGCCTGGCTCGCCGACGACATCGCCCGACTCATGGCCAGCACGCCCGCACGGGTGTCCGTCCCTGCCACGCCCGGATTGACGACGGAGCAGCGCGCAGCCGTACTTCTCGCGGCGGGCACGGCCGTCAGTGTCATCACCGGCGGACCCGGCACCGGCAAGACCACCACGCTCCGCGCCCTCCTCGACGCCCTGGACGCCGCCAACCTCCGAAGCGTCCTGTGCGCCCCCACCGGGAAGGCCGCCAGCCGCATGCAGCAGAGCACGGGCCGCTACGCCACCACCCTCCACCGCCTGCTCAGCTACGACGGTCACAAGTTCAGCAGCGGCATCCTCCCCGGCGACGTCTTCGTGGTCGACGAGGTCAGCATGGCCAGCAACGCCCTGCTCGGCGCGCTCCTGCGCTCCGTCCGCGATGGCGCCCGTGTCATCCTCGTTGGCGACGAGGACCAGTTGCCCCCCATCGACCCCGGCCACCCCCTCGCCGCGCTCACCCGCACCGTCCCCACCGGGCGCCTCACGCAGACGCACCGCCAGGCCGCCGGAAGTCCCATCCTCACCCTCGCCGCCCAGCTCATCAGCGGGGAGAGCCCCGCCCAGACCGGCGTGCCGTTCGTGAGCGCGACGTCCGCCGAGGACATCGTGCAGCTCGTGCTGGCCCGCCAAGGCCAGGCGCGTCCGATGATCCTGACCGCCGGACGCGCCGGACCCCTCGGCGTGGACGCCCTGAACCTCGCCCTGCAGGCCGCCCTCAACCCCGGCGACACCCGCCTCCGCGCCGGGGACCCCATCCTCGTCACCCGCAACAACCACGACACCGGCCTGATGAACGGCATGACCGGCACCGTCACCCACGCCGGGAAGCACCTCACCTGCGTCATCGAGGACACCGAGCACACCTTCACCCCAGGCGACCCCACCCTCACCCTCGCGTACGCCATGACCATCCACCGCAGCCAGGGCAGCGAGTGGCCGGACGTCATCGTCACCCTCGCCCCCGAACATGACCGCCTCCTCTCCCGCCAGCTCGCGTACACGGCCGTCACCCGCGCCAAGGACACCCTGACCGCATCCGGCCTCCGCGCCGCCTGGACGTACGCCGCGCACACTGGCGCCCCCCGCCGCAACAGCCGACTTGAACACTTCCTCAAACGCTGA
- a CDS encoding type IV pilin protein: protein MQKSPAARTQGFTLIELLVVIAIIGVLAAILLPTFSDAQKRPHDTAALQCGRAIVTFQTTANLTRGAYASPLTDMGRDVAEACTTAGVRVSLNDKRATNAAATVSQSVSTSASNYAFQVFHPQGSGYYLYNLANSPTTGERLNRLFTW, encoded by the coding sequence ATGCAGAAATCCCCAGCCGCACGCACCCAAGGGTTCACCCTGATCGAACTGCTCGTCGTCATCGCCATCATCGGCGTCCTCGCCGCGATCCTGCTCCCCACCTTCAGCGACGCGCAGAAACGCCCGCACGACACCGCTGCCCTTCAGTGCGGCCGGGCGATCGTCACCTTCCAGACCACCGCGAACCTCACCCGGGGCGCGTACGCCAGCCCCCTGACCGACATGGGCCGCGACGTCGCCGAAGCCTGCACCACCGCCGGCGTCCGCGTGTCCCTCAACGACAAACGCGCCACGAACGCCGCCGCCACCGTGAGTCAGTCCGTCTCCACCAGCGCCAGCAACTACGCCTTCCAGGTCTTCCACCCGCAGGGCAGTGGGTACTACCTCTACAACCTCGCCAACAGCCCCACCACCGGCGAGCGTCTCAACCGCCTGTTCACGTGGTGA
- a CDS encoding type II secretion system protein has product MHTRTHTQGFTLIELLVVIAIIGVLAAILLPTFSDAQKKPHDTAALQCGRAIVTGAVAYRAGNGGALPAAPFSPDVLGSDVKEACAGQRVMPYAVPKSTTGTEYAITSIDSKGMPSFFVANSRGSGAFATSNDDTSCGASGCKLRFLTWSAWGL; this is encoded by the coding sequence ATGCACACCCGCACCCACACTCAAGGGTTCACCCTCATTGAACTGCTCGTCGTGATCGCCATCATCGGCGTCCTCGCCGCGATCCTCCTCCCCACCTTCAGTGACGCGCAGAAGAAACCTCACGACACCGCTGCCCTCCAGTGCGGCCGGGCCATCGTCACGGGCGCCGTGGCGTACCGCGCCGGGAACGGCGGTGCCCTGCCCGCCGCGCCCTTCTCCCCGGACGTCCTGGGCAGTGACGTCAAGGAGGCCTGCGCGGGTCAGCGCGTCATGCCGTACGCCGTGCCCAAATCCACGACCGGCACCGAGTACGCCATTACGAGCATCGACAGCAAAGGCATGCCCTCGTTCTTCGTCGCCAACAGTCGCGGCAGCGGGGCGTTCGCCACCAGCAACGACGATACGTCCTGCGGCGCGAGCGGCTGCAAACTCCGCTTCCTCACCTGGTCCGCCTGGGGCCTGTAA
- a CDS encoding type IV pilin protein translates to MHRPNTTATGFTLIEILLVTVMIGILAAVLVPTLTGVRKRPHNVAALQCGRALVTAQVTYHARTGEYASRVAQLAQPDVTRTCRDVQVTYAGDPAAALPATGSQTITATTDGFGLDLWNPRGDVIYRYVTWADPQVPARTFTPVRP, encoded by the coding sequence ATGCACCGACCGAACACGACCGCCACGGGATTCACGCTGATCGAGATTCTTCTGGTCACGGTCATGATCGGCATCCTCGCGGCCGTGCTCGTCCCCACGCTCACCGGCGTCCGCAAACGCCCCCACAACGTCGCGGCGCTCCAGTGTGGCCGCGCCCTCGTCACCGCGCAGGTCACCTACCACGCCCGCACGGGTGAGTACGCCAGCCGCGTCGCCCAGCTCGCCCAGCCGGACGTCACCCGCACCTGCCGGGACGTGCAGGTCACGTACGCCGGTGATCCCGCCGCCGCGCTCCCCGCCACCGGGTCACAGACCATCACCGCCACCACCGACGGGTTCGGCCTGGACCTCTGGAATCCCCGCGGGGACGTCATCTACCGCTACGTCACGTGGGCGGACCCCCAGGTTCCCGCCCGGACTTTCACGCCCGTTCGCCCCTGA
- a CDS encoding type II secretion system protein: protein MKQRTQGFTLIELLVVIAIIGVLASLLLPTFSNAQKRPHDTAALQCGRAIITAQTTRKISVGTYGTAPAALGPDVTEACTGIEVQSYVAGFTPGPNQAGNGLIGADALNYNFYVYSRKGTSSYYTSTGDGWKLRPSSATF from the coding sequence ATGAAACAGCGCACCCAAGGATTCACCCTGATCGAGCTCCTCGTTGTGATCGCCATCATCGGCGTGCTCGCCAGCCTCCTCCTGCCCACGTTCAGCAACGCGCAGAAACGCCCGCACGATACGGCCGCCCTGCAGTGCGGACGCGCCATCATCACCGCGCAGACCACCCGCAAGATCAGTGTCGGCACGTACGGCACGGCACCCGCTGCACTCGGACCGGACGTGACGGAAGCCTGCACGGGCATCGAAGTTCAGAGTTACGTGGCGGGGTTCACTCCAGGGCCGAATCAGGCCGGGAACGGCCTGATCGGCGCGGACGCCCTGAACTACAACTTCTACGTGTACAGCCGGAAGGGCACCAGCTCGTACTACACCAGCACCGGCGACGGCTGGAAGCTCCGCCCGTCATCCGCCACGTTCTGA
- a CDS encoding type IV pilin protein translates to MTTPDTDDRDQDDRDRNVHARLTELLGDTLRISRELLHMVHVTLTPPPPLATVPPSAVRTLLAARRQELDRHLQVIARETDVLRDLPPRRPTMHQSTQGFTLIELLVVIAIIGVLAALLLPTFAGAQKKPYDVAAQQCGRAIVAAQIPYRAANGTYTNDPAVLGSDVKEACRDAGVQVGVHATTPTAATSAYLMSGSDANNFALTAFHPKGTGYYRYWLGSPTPVPSGDRLNTLFPY, encoded by the coding sequence ATGACCACGCCCGACACAGACGACCGCGACCAGGACGACCGCGACCGGAACGTGCACGCCCGCCTGACCGAGCTGCTGGGCGACACCCTCCGCATCAGCCGCGAACTGCTGCACATGGTCCACGTGACCCTCACGCCCCCGCCCCCCCTCGCCACCGTCCCACCCAGCGCCGTGCGCACCCTCCTCGCCGCCCGCCGCCAGGAACTGGACCGGCACCTGCAGGTCATCGCACGGGAAACCGACGTGCTGCGCGACCTGCCTCCCAGGAGACCCACCATGCATCAGTCCACGCAGGGCTTCACGCTCATCGAGCTCCTCGTCGTGATCGCCATCATCGGCGTCCTCGCGGCCCTCCTGCTCCCGACCTTCGCCGGTGCTCAGAAAAAACCCTACGACGTGGCCGCGCAGCAGTGCGGCCGGGCGATCGTAGCCGCGCAGATCCCGTACCGCGCCGCCAACGGCACCTACACCAATGACCCGGCCGTGCTGGGCAGTGACGTCAAGGAAGCGTGCCGGGACGCGGGCGTGCAGGTCGGCGTCCACGCGACCACCCCGACCGCCGCGACCTCCGCGTACCTGATGAGTGGATCGGACGCGAACAATTTCGCCCTCACAGCCTTCCACCCCAAAGGGACCGGGTACTACCGCTACTGGCTCGGTTCCCCCACGCCGGTCCCCAGCGGGGACCGACTGAACACGCTCTTCCCGTACTGA